Proteins from a single region of Chromobacterium sp. ATCC 53434:
- a CDS encoding DUF1834 family protein, producing the protein MSMLISVQTAIADRLRQGMGRMVREVAADLDETALCGLQLAHGDYASRLTPGQSSPTINPQALARLPALWTVAGGITSSQPQASQRLRYKANALFTVIVGDRLQADANYAGAGVWQLVYATRRLLASQDFGLAVNPLLPEKVRPLGQAPRDGQPWSLVACDFSTYWLDEALDNGHWPAPQADADPDALFRAFGGRLEDPAKTWQSTQLNYNLAGSAAVKAQDIVANPAPSAK; encoded by the coding sequence ATGTCCATGCTGATCTCCGTGCAAACCGCCATCGCCGACCGCCTGCGCCAAGGCATGGGCCGGATGGTGCGCGAAGTGGCGGCGGATCTGGACGAAACCGCCCTGTGCGGCCTGCAGCTGGCCCACGGCGACTACGCCAGCCGGCTCACGCCCGGCCAGTCCAGCCCGACCATCAATCCACAGGCGCTGGCCAGGCTGCCGGCGCTGTGGACCGTCGCCGGCGGCATCACGTCCAGTCAGCCGCAAGCCAGCCAACGGCTGCGCTACAAAGCCAACGCGCTGTTCACCGTCATCGTCGGCGACCGGCTGCAGGCCGACGCCAACTACGCCGGCGCCGGCGTCTGGCAACTGGTCTACGCGACGCGCCGCCTGCTGGCCTCGCAGGATTTCGGCCTGGCGGTCAATCCGCTGCTGCCGGAGAAAGTCCGCCCGCTGGGCCAGGCGCCGCGCGATGGCCAGCCGTGGAGCCTGGTGGCCTGCGACTTCAGCACCTACTGGCTGGACGAGGCGCTGGACAACGGCCACTGGCCGGCGCCGCAAGCCGACGCCGACCCCGACGCGCTGTTCCGCGCCTTCGGCGGCCGGCTGGAAGATCCGGCCAAGACCTGGCAGAGCACCCAGCTCAACTACAACCTGGCCGGCTCCGCCGCCGTCAAGGCCCAGGACATCGTCGCCAATCCGGCGCCGTCCGCCAAGTAA
- a CDS encoding phage baseplate assembly protein: MATPANHAVSLQIGGRQHGDWTHYSIDSDLVVAADAWQVSLGLPGGVFPPDVEPGAMIKVRVGDETVLMGRIDDISHSVSSGDHQLALSGRDLAGMLLDCSAPLFTGKGMTLQDVLNNVVKPLGIANIRVDAKAKGQIEKINVDPGNSAWDVLTRAAQANGLTAWFDPDGTLVVGGPDYSRPAGARLILRRDGKGNNVISLAETRSHAQRYSELTLLGQGHGQSLTPGRHAMKHQVFDSDVCYHKPHIQMEPDAASPAELAARADKMLADARLAGYTLSATVAGHRDSQGKLWTPGQRIEVESEPHGINGTYFLMARTFEGGRGQGSVTRLTLKEDKCWIPVMRAGKQ, translated from the coding sequence ATGGCTACGCCCGCTAATCACGCTGTCAGCCTGCAGATAGGCGGCCGTCAGCACGGCGACTGGACCCATTATTCGATCGACTCCGACCTGGTCGTCGCCGCCGACGCCTGGCAGGTGTCGCTGGGCCTGCCCGGCGGCGTCTTCCCGCCCGACGTGGAACCGGGCGCGATGATCAAGGTGAGGGTCGGCGACGAAACGGTGCTGATGGGCCGCATCGACGACATCAGCCACAGCGTGTCATCCGGCGACCACCAGCTGGCGCTGTCCGGCCGCGACCTGGCCGGCATGCTGCTCGATTGCAGCGCGCCGCTGTTCACCGGCAAGGGCATGACGCTGCAGGACGTGCTGAACAATGTGGTGAAACCGCTGGGCATTGCCAATATCCGCGTCGACGCCAAGGCGAAGGGCCAGATCGAAAAGATCAATGTCGACCCCGGCAACAGCGCCTGGGACGTGCTGACCCGCGCCGCCCAGGCCAACGGCCTGACCGCCTGGTTCGATCCGGACGGCACGCTGGTGGTCGGCGGCCCGGACTACAGCCGGCCGGCCGGCGCGCGGCTGATCCTGCGCCGCGACGGCAAGGGCAACAATGTGATCAGCCTGGCCGAAACCCGCTCCCACGCGCAGCGCTACTCCGAGCTGACGCTGCTGGGCCAGGGTCACGGCCAGTCGCTGACGCCCGGCCGCCACGCGATGAAACACCAGGTCTTCGATTCCGACGTCTGCTACCACAAGCCGCACATCCAGATGGAGCCGGACGCCGCCAGCCCGGCCGAGCTGGCCGCCCGCGCCGACAAGATGCTGGCCGACGCCCGCCTGGCCGGCTACACGCTGAGCGCCACCGTGGCCGGCCACCGCGACAGCCAGGGCAAGCTGTGGACGCCGGGCCAGCGCATCGAGGTGGAAAGCGAACCGCACGGCATCAACGGCACCTATTTCCTGATGGCTCGCACCTTCGAAGGCGGCCGCGGCCAGGGCAGCGTCACCCGGCTGACGCTGAAAGAAGACAAGTGCTGGATTCCGGTGATGCGCGCCGGCAAGCAATAA
- a CDS encoding phage GP46 family protein: protein MDPLLDPVTGDYAGPSTDTIANAVYLRLMTPLGGWWADPTLGSRLHELSRSKDSKRIDLLACQYAEQALQPLLQDGRANRVQVSSQRQGSGRLLLNIEVAETGGHIRHFQHQVRIA from the coding sequence ATGGACCCATTGCTGGACCCCGTCACCGGCGACTACGCCGGCCCCTCCACCGACACCATCGCCAACGCCGTCTACCTGCGCCTGATGACCCCGCTGGGCGGCTGGTGGGCCGACCCGACGCTGGGCTCGCGCCTGCATGAATTGTCCCGCAGCAAGGACAGCAAGCGCATCGACCTGTTGGCCTGCCAATACGCCGAACAAGCGCTGCAGCCGCTGTTGCAGGACGGCCGCGCCAACCGCGTCCAGGTGTCGTCGCAACGGCAAGGCTCCGGCCGGCTGCTGTTGAACATCGAAGTCGCCGAAACCGGCGGCCACATCCGCCATTTCCAACATCAAGTGAGGATAGCCTGA
- a CDS encoding helix-turn-helix transcriptional regulator: MDDSVQHSDFRHRLELLIGSEKPYAWAARIGINKGSFTNMWYKGGVPRTATARKIADSCGCRLEWLLYGDEPVWLEPEDIHAASPSSAEMDAPLAPPLRADGDDHFVPAGVHEEFCFIPRYNLKASAGFGTSASAEQPMFYMAFRRYWVKNYLNASPRDLAVLSVKGDSMSGVLEDRDTILVNTAERNPGEGLFVIRIGDDIFVKQLQRLPGSAVQVKSANPLYETFTVDLVRTAGEFEVIGRVVWFGRQIA; the protein is encoded by the coding sequence ATGGATGATTCTGTGCAGCATTCCGACTTCCGGCATCGCCTGGAACTGCTGATCGGTTCCGAAAAGCCTTATGCCTGGGCCGCGCGCATCGGCATCAACAAGGGCTCGTTCACCAATATGTGGTACAAGGGCGGCGTGCCAAGGACCGCGACCGCGCGCAAGATCGCCGACAGCTGCGGTTGCAGACTGGAATGGCTGTTGTACGGCGATGAGCCGGTATGGCTGGAGCCGGAAGACATCCACGCCGCGTCGCCGTCGAGTGCCGAGATGGATGCGCCGCTTGCCCCTCCGCTTCGGGCCGACGGCGACGACCATTTCGTACCGGCTGGCGTGCACGAGGAGTTCTGTTTCATACCGCGTTATAACTTGAAGGCGTCGGCCGGTTTTGGAACCAGCGCGAGCGCCGAGCAGCCGATGTTCTATATGGCGTTCCGCCGTTACTGGGTGAAGAACTATCTGAACGCGTCGCCGCGGGATCTGGCCGTGCTCAGCGTCAAGGGCGACAGCATGAGCGGCGTGCTGGAGGACAGGGACACCATTCTGGTCAACACCGCCGAGCGCAATCCGGGAGAGGGCCTGTTCGTGATCCGCATCGGCGACGATATTTTCGTCAAGCAGCTGCAGCGCCTGCCGGGCAGCGCGGTGCAGGTCAAAAGCGCCAATCCCTTGTATGAGACCTTTACCGTCGACCTGGTCCGGACCGCCGGCGAATTCGAGGTGATCGGGCGGGTGGTGTGGTTTGGCCGGCAGATCGCCTGA
- a CDS encoding DNA circularization protein produces MFSLNVFAGSSAGTLVDASFRGVRFDCLKSVDSAQRDQAMHEYPYKDGADVEDLGRKARKVSLSAMFWGQDYQRRLREFVAALDAAGPGELVHPVFGSMPQAQVVDYQISHDADSSDSCTVEINWIEATPGNPFFAAKKTLPQVDAILSQVDKLRQTAGEAFSKAQGLVTAAKGALARVAALRQQLTATVKQLAAMANQAVAQVTDLLAYPQAFVAQAKQLVDAAADWRFDLQVDLGPLPALKTAAERASATLTDWKALRRRLEGLPDAVRQGITPVSASASLSVWSDDQRRIDALLQLNVSTKLASAAAGIFASESAKPTLTPPALEQIAGDVRASLQTTIDQWRAGMPSEDAYKVVDGLRELGLQVQQGAAALIAARPPLLKRKVESACNLRQLAHLWYSDSERAAELLRLNPQLPQPNHLTPGTLVYGYAR; encoded by the coding sequence ATGTTCAGCCTCAATGTGTTCGCCGGCTCGTCCGCCGGCACCCTGGTGGATGCCAGCTTCCGCGGCGTGCGCTTCGATTGCCTGAAGAGCGTGGACAGCGCGCAGCGCGACCAGGCGATGCACGAGTACCCGTACAAGGACGGGGCCGATGTCGAAGACCTGGGCCGCAAGGCGCGCAAGGTGTCGCTGTCGGCGATGTTCTGGGGACAGGACTACCAGCGCCGGTTGCGCGAGTTCGTCGCCGCGCTGGACGCCGCCGGCCCCGGCGAGCTGGTCCATCCGGTCTTCGGCAGCATGCCTCAGGCCCAGGTGGTGGATTACCAGATCAGCCACGACGCCGACTCGTCCGACTCCTGCACCGTGGAAATCAACTGGATCGAAGCCACGCCGGGCAACCCGTTCTTCGCCGCCAAGAAGACGCTGCCGCAGGTGGACGCCATCTTGTCCCAAGTGGACAAGCTGCGCCAGACGGCCGGCGAGGCCTTTTCCAAGGCCCAGGGCCTGGTGACCGCCGCAAAAGGCGCGCTGGCCCGCGTCGCCGCGCTGCGCCAGCAACTGACCGCCACCGTCAAGCAGCTGGCCGCGATGGCCAACCAGGCGGTGGCCCAGGTGACCGACCTGCTCGCCTATCCGCAAGCCTTCGTCGCCCAGGCCAAGCAACTGGTGGACGCTGCCGCCGACTGGCGCTTCGATCTGCAGGTGGACCTCGGCCCGCTGCCGGCGCTGAAAACCGCCGCCGAACGCGCCTCCGCCACGCTGACCGACTGGAAGGCGCTGCGCCGCCGGCTTGAGGGCCTGCCGGACGCGGTGCGCCAGGGCATCACGCCGGTATCGGCCAGCGCCTCGCTGTCGGTGTGGAGCGACGACCAGCGCCGCATCGACGCGCTGCTGCAGCTGAACGTATCCACCAAGCTCGCCTCCGCCGCCGCCGGCATCTTCGCCAGCGAGTCGGCCAAGCCGACGCTGACGCCGCCGGCGCTGGAGCAGATCGCCGGCGATGTGCGCGCCTCGCTGCAGACCACCATCGACCAATGGCGCGCCGGCATGCCGTCCGAGGACGCCTACAAGGTGGTGGACGGTCTGCGCGAACTGGGCCTGCAAGTACAGCAGGGCGCCGCCGCCTTGATCGCCGCCCGCCCGCCGCTGCTGAAACGCAAGGTGGAATCCGCCTGCAATCTGCGCCAGCTGGCCCACCTGTGGTACAGCGACAGCGAGCGCGCCGCCGAACTGTTGCGGCTGAATCCGCAATTGCCCCAACCGAACCATCTGACTCCGGGGACCCTGGTCTATGGCTACGCCCGCTAA
- a CDS encoding baseplate J/gp47 family protein, with amino-acid sequence MPLPTPDFASIRDALLRDLQNLRADADIAPDSDYFVRASSVASAVEGLYQHQSWIARQIFPDTADSEYLEQHARLRGIVRKPASAASGTLRISGNAGATVTGSLQLRVAEQLYATPATNPDGSPYAARLDANGQAELPIFAGQAGTAANQPDSLPVELMQAPPGVAAKALLLSMRNGVDVEDDAALLDRLLELIRRPPAGGNKHDYRRWAMEVKGVSAAYVYPLRRGLGTVDVVITANGDLPSQEILSNVQSHIEDLRPITAKSCLVLAPTPRPVDIDVALNLGGANPDTFTPLLQQTLQAYFAGLAPGERLVKSRIEALISDLPGVQDRQLNAPAGNIDPVSDQSKVEWLRLGKLTMRALQ; translated from the coding sequence ATGCCCCTGCCCACCCCCGATTTCGCCAGCATCCGCGACGCGCTGCTGCGCGACCTGCAGAACCTGCGCGCCGACGCCGACATCGCGCCGGACAGCGATTACTTCGTCCGCGCGAGCTCGGTGGCCAGCGCGGTGGAAGGCCTGTACCAGCACCAGAGCTGGATCGCCCGCCAGATCTTCCCCGACACCGCCGACAGCGAATACCTGGAACAGCACGCCCGCCTGCGCGGCATCGTGCGCAAGCCGGCCTCCGCCGCCAGCGGCACATTGCGCATCAGCGGCAACGCCGGCGCCACCGTCACCGGCAGCCTACAGCTGCGGGTGGCCGAGCAGTTGTACGCCACGCCGGCCACCAATCCCGACGGCAGCCCCTACGCGGCCAGGCTGGACGCCAACGGCCAGGCCGAGCTGCCCATCTTCGCCGGCCAGGCCGGCACCGCCGCCAACCAGCCGGACAGTCTGCCGGTGGAACTGATGCAGGCGCCGCCCGGCGTAGCCGCCAAGGCGCTGCTGCTCAGCATGCGCAACGGCGTCGACGTCGAAGACGACGCTGCCTTGCTGGACCGCCTGCTGGAACTGATCCGCCGCCCGCCGGCCGGCGGCAACAAGCACGACTACCGCCGCTGGGCGATGGAAGTGAAAGGCGTCTCCGCCGCCTACGTCTACCCGCTGCGCCGCGGCCTGGGCACCGTCGACGTGGTGATCACCGCCAACGGCGACCTGCCGTCGCAGGAGATCCTCAGCAATGTGCAGAGCCACATCGAAGACCTGCGCCCGATCACCGCCAAGAGCTGCCTGGTGCTGGCGCCGACGCCGCGGCCAGTCGACATCGACGTCGCGCTGAACCTGGGCGGCGCCAACCCGGACACCTTCACGCCGTTGCTGCAGCAAACGCTGCAGGCCTATTTCGCCGGCCTCGCGCCGGGCGAGCGGCTGGTCAAGAGCCGGATCGAAGCGCTGATTTCCGACCTGCCCGGCGTGCAGGACCGCCAGCTCAACGCGCCCGCCGGCAACATCGATCCGGTATCCGATCAAAGCAAAGTGGAATGGCTGCGGCTGGGCAAACTGACGATGAGGGCGCTGCAATGA
- the gmhA gene encoding D-sedoheptulose 7-phosphate isomerase yields the protein MQTHIRTSLTEAKTALDALLANPQGLAGIEAAAQTIIDALAAGGRVFSCGNGGSMCDAMHFAEELTGRYRNNRRGMAAIAISDPSHISCVGNDYGYDEIFARYLESHARAGDVLLGLSTSGNSRNIIRAAETAREMGVKVIILTGRAGTKLEPLADVYVNTPGGQYADRVQELHIKVLHILIELTERHFFPENY from the coding sequence ATGCAGACCCACATCCGGACCAGCCTGACCGAAGCCAAGACCGCGCTCGACGCGCTGCTGGCGAACCCGCAGGGTCTGGCCGGCATCGAGGCGGCCGCCCAGACCATCATCGACGCGCTGGCGGCGGGCGGCAGGGTGTTCTCCTGCGGCAATGGCGGTTCGATGTGCGACGCGATGCATTTCGCCGAGGAGTTGACCGGCCGCTATCGCAACAACCGCCGCGGCATGGCGGCGATCGCGATCAGCGATCCCAGCCACATCAGCTGCGTCGGCAATGATTATGGCTATGACGAGATTTTCGCCCGCTACCTGGAAAGCCACGCCCGCGCCGGCGATGTGCTGCTGGGCCTGAGCACCAGCGGCAACAGCCGCAACATCATCCGCGCCGCGGAGACCGCGCGGGAAATGGGTGTCAAGGTGATCATCCTGACCGGTCGCGCCGGCACCAAGCTGGAGCCGCTGGCCGACGTCTACGTCAACACGCCGGGCGGCCAATACGCCGACCGCGTCCAGGAACTGCACATCAAGGTGCTGCACATCCTGATCGAACTGACCGAGCGCCATTTCTTCCCGGAAAACTACTGA
- a CDS encoding phage baseplate assembly protein V, protein MWHEVDQRIRRAFSNVRQGFRAVLTHVDSDGGVQAVQADALAGERLQDAELFQHYGYTSNPPPGSMAMVLPLGGRSSHSVVIATEHGSYRLQSLQAGEVALYSDEGSKIVLKRGKIIAVECDTFLLDCKTWQVNASEQASFTTPTLNASAQFVAQGQISGNGGLAIQGGGGAKVTGSVSASGDVKAGGISLQGHIHNGDSGGVTSPPKG, encoded by the coding sequence ATGTGGCATGAAGTAGATCAACGGATACGGCGCGCCTTCAGCAATGTGCGCCAGGGCTTTCGCGCGGTGCTGACCCACGTCGACAGCGATGGCGGCGTGCAGGCCGTCCAAGCCGACGCGCTGGCCGGCGAGCGGCTGCAGGACGCCGAGCTGTTCCAGCATTACGGCTACACCTCGAACCCGCCGCCGGGCAGCATGGCCATGGTGCTGCCATTGGGCGGCCGCAGCAGCCACAGCGTGGTGATCGCCACCGAGCACGGCAGCTACCGGCTGCAGTCGCTGCAAGCCGGCGAAGTAGCGCTATACAGCGACGAAGGCAGCAAAATCGTGCTCAAACGCGGCAAAATCATCGCCGTCGAGTGCGACACCTTCCTGCTTGACTGCAAGACCTGGCAGGTCAACGCCAGCGAACAGGCCAGCTTCACCACGCCCACGCTGAACGCCAGCGCGCAGTTCGTCGCCCAGGGCCAGATCAGCGGCAATGGCGGCCTGGCCATCCAGGGCGGCGGCGGCGCCAAGGTCACCGGCAGCGTCAGCGCCAGCGGCGACGTGAAGGCCGGCGGCATTAGCCTGCAGGGCCACATCCACAACGGCGACTCCGGCGGCGTCACCAGCCCGCCCAAGGGCTGA
- a CDS encoding M15 family metallopeptidase, with protein MASRAISDLHPQLQPLAESFLRRCRDQGLDPLILCTWRSAEEQEALYQLGRGKPGAVATDARPGQSAHNAMLYGSPAARAFDAMPLLAGKPVTDPEHPHWHAMGEIAEALGLRWHGRSATQPHELPHFQLPLEI; from the coding sequence ATGGCCAGCCGCGCCATTTCCGATCTGCATCCGCAACTGCAACCGCTGGCCGAATCCTTTCTCCGCCGCTGCCGCGACCAGGGCCTGGACCCGCTGATCCTCTGCACCTGGCGCTCGGCCGAAGAACAGGAGGCGCTGTACCAGCTGGGCCGCGGCAAGCCCGGCGCCGTCGCCACCGATGCCCGCCCCGGCCAATCCGCCCACAACGCCATGCTCTATGGCAGCCCGGCAGCCCGCGCTTTCGACGCGATGCCGCTGCTGGCCGGCAAACCGGTCACCGATCCGGAACACCCCCACTGGCACGCGATGGGCGAAATCGCCGAAGCGCTCGGCCTACGCTGGCACGGCCGGTCGGCAACGCAGCCGCACGAACTCCCACACTTCCAACTTCCGCTGGAGATCTGA
- a CDS encoding TraR/DksA family transcriptional regulator: MTDFFDRASELETEFREQALARHFQQWQQSGLSHCEDCGDPIPDSRRVAIPSCTRCVLCQQLTEK; this comes from the coding sequence ATGACCGACTTCTTCGATCGCGCCAGCGAGCTGGAAACCGAATTCCGCGAACAGGCGCTGGCCCGCCACTTCCAGCAATGGCAGCAAAGCGGCCTCAGCCACTGCGAGGACTGCGGCGATCCGATTCCCGACTCCCGCCGCGTGGCCATTCCCAGCTGTACCCGTTGCGTGCTGTGCCAACAACTGACCGAAAAGTGA
- a CDS encoding phage tail sheath subtilisin-like domain-containing protein, which produces MASANISFDQIPASIRKPGKYFEFNTKLAVRTLPGNPQRVLMIGQRLADTAAQPALTALDVFSDEQAAQAFGRGSNAHLMARAAINANPYLQLTVIAVDDAAAGTAAAGSFTFSGPAAAAGVLSLFIGTVRVDVAVAAGDDATKISANAQAALAKLSDLSVTASAAKEVLTVTARHKGSVGNGIALKAQEQIAGLGVVVAPMKGGAGDPDIAPALAAVASGGHQIIASPLTNDAALTALRTHLDFVSGPLEQRGAIGVIATTGALADASALSAKLDSGRITAAWYRGSAKLSGDIAAAYAAVIASEEDPARPLNTLELPGLDVVDLASRTTRTEQENALYNGVTPLEVAAGNRVQIVRAISTYTKDAQGVDDVSLLDITTIRTLDYVRKSCRERIALRFPREKLSDRTPSKVRSELLDVLYKLEELEIIEQVEANKAGLIVERDLQDANRLDAKIPVDVVNGLHVFAGRIDLLL; this is translated from the coding sequence ATGGCTAGCGCCAACATCAGCTTCGACCAGATTCCGGCCTCGATCCGCAAACCGGGCAAATATTTCGAATTCAACACCAAACTGGCGGTGCGCACCTTGCCGGGCAACCCGCAGCGCGTGCTGATGATCGGTCAGCGCCTGGCCGATACCGCCGCCCAGCCGGCGCTGACCGCGCTGGACGTATTCAGCGACGAGCAGGCGGCCCAGGCCTTCGGCCGCGGCTCCAACGCCCACCTGATGGCCCGCGCCGCGATCAACGCCAACCCCTATCTGCAGCTGACCGTGATCGCCGTGGACGACGCGGCCGCCGGCACCGCCGCCGCCGGTTCCTTCACCTTCAGCGGCCCGGCCGCCGCCGCCGGCGTACTGAGCCTGTTCATCGGCACCGTGCGCGTCGATGTGGCCGTGGCCGCCGGCGACGACGCCACCAAGATCTCCGCCAACGCCCAGGCCGCCCTCGCCAAGCTCTCCGACCTGTCGGTCACCGCGTCCGCAGCCAAGGAAGTGCTGACCGTCACCGCCCGCCACAAAGGCAGCGTCGGCAACGGCATCGCGCTGAAGGCGCAGGAACAGATCGCCGGCCTCGGCGTCGTCGTCGCCCCGATGAAAGGCGGCGCCGGCGATCCGGACATCGCGCCGGCACTGGCCGCCGTGGCCAGCGGCGGTCATCAGATCATCGCCAGCCCGCTCACCAACGATGCCGCGCTGACCGCGCTGCGCACCCACCTGGACTTCGTCTCCGGCCCGCTGGAACAGCGCGGCGCCATCGGCGTGATCGCCACCACCGGCGCGCTGGCCGACGCCTCGGCGCTGTCCGCCAAGCTGGACAGCGGCCGCATCACCGCCGCCTGGTACCGCGGCTCGGCCAAGCTGTCCGGCGACATCGCCGCCGCCTACGCCGCCGTGATCGCCAGCGAAGAAGATCCGGCCCGCCCGCTGAACACGCTGGAACTGCCGGGCCTGGACGTGGTGGACCTGGCGTCCCGCACGACCCGCACCGAGCAGGAAAACGCGCTGTACAACGGCGTGACCCCGCTGGAAGTGGCCGCCGGCAACCGCGTGCAGATCGTCCGCGCGATCAGCACCTACACCAAGGATGCCCAGGGCGTGGACGACGTGTCGCTGCTGGACATCACCACCATCCGCACGCTGGACTATGTCCGCAAGTCCTGCCGCGAACGCATCGCGCTGCGCTTCCCGCGCGAAAAGCTGTCCGACCGCACCCCGTCCAAGGTCCGTTCCGAGCTGCTGGACGTGCTGTACAAGCTGGAAGAGCTGGAAATCATCGAGCAGGTCGAAGCCAACAAAGCCGGCCTGATCGTCGAGCGCGACCTGCAGGACGCCAACCGCCTGGACGCCAAGATCCCGGTGGACGTGGTCAACGGCCTGCACGTGTTCGCCGGCCGCATCGACCTGCTGCTGTAA
- a CDS encoding phage tail protein: MALKEYAGSIVLEVNGQEIDVIDLNVSSKTGRKVVKTMNSTGRAKGFARGITEYDLSVTVSIPLTGDLDWEAIEGAKLTEFPLAAGGKRTSYLDCFTLEVGEKYGVENEARRDIKLMSLRKVVE; this comes from the coding sequence ATGGCTTTGAAAGAATACGCAGGCTCCATCGTCCTGGAAGTGAACGGCCAGGAAATCGACGTCATCGACCTCAACGTCAGCAGCAAGACCGGCCGCAAGGTCGTGAAGACGATGAACTCCACCGGCCGCGCCAAGGGCTTCGCCCGCGGCATCACCGAGTACGACCTGTCCGTCACCGTCTCCATTCCGCTGACCGGCGATCTGGACTGGGAGGCGATCGAAGGCGCCAAGCTGACCGAGTTCCCGCTGGCCGCGGGCGGCAAGCGCACCAGCTACCTCGATTGCTTCACGCTGGAAGTCGGCGAGAAGTACGGTGTGGAAAACGAAGCTCGCCGTGACATCAAGCTGATGTCGCTGCGGAAGGTGGTGGAATGA
- a CDS encoding alpha/beta hydrolase produces MQRLHPNLRPWLDEYNRTARQKADAGYKATAIGAREALAELSRQQVPPGPDIAWVNDDLVPGRDYSVPVRIYHPAPARALPVLVFLHGGGHMAGGVSVYDGINRRLAAASGHIVVAAEYRLAPENPYPAGLNDAFCVAKGIWKTLDERRLPYLQRLSLAGDSAGGALCASVSGKAQHDASLPIMRQVLIYPCVDYTLTQPSVAENGNGYFLTATRASWYFDQYFQHAEDRREASPLYWDFSPRLPATLVITAGLDPLRDEGLLYAGRLQSAGVAVEHLRLDDQMHAFLNMEALVPEVCTLVYHRIGAFLNAA; encoded by the coding sequence ATGCAAAGGCTACACCCCAATCTGCGCCCCTGGCTGGACGAGTACAACCGCACGGCCCGCCAGAAGGCCGATGCCGGCTACAAGGCCACCGCCATCGGCGCGCGCGAGGCGCTGGCTGAGCTGAGCCGCCAACAGGTGCCGCCGGGTCCGGATATCGCCTGGGTCAACGACGACCTGGTGCCCGGCCGCGACTACAGCGTGCCGGTACGTATTTATCACCCGGCGCCGGCGCGGGCATTGCCGGTACTGGTGTTTCTGCACGGCGGCGGCCACATGGCCGGCGGCGTCAGCGTCTACGACGGCATCAACCGCCGGCTGGCGGCGGCCAGCGGCCACATCGTGGTGGCCGCCGAATACCGGCTGGCACCGGAGAACCCCTATCCGGCCGGGCTCAACGACGCCTTTTGCGTGGCGAAGGGAATCTGGAAAACGCTGGACGAACGACGGCTGCCCTACTTGCAGCGGCTGTCGCTGGCCGGCGACTCGGCCGGCGGCGCTTTATGCGCCAGCGTCAGCGGCAAGGCGCAGCACGACGCCTCATTGCCGATCATGCGCCAGGTGCTGATCTATCCCTGTGTCGACTACACGCTGACCCAACCGTCGGTGGCCGAAAACGGCAACGGCTATTTTCTGACCGCCACGCGCGCCAGCTGGTACTTCGACCAATATTTCCAACACGCGGAGGACCGCCGCGAGGCATCGCCGCTGTACTGGGACTTCAGCCCGCGGCTGCCGGCCACGCTGGTGATCACCGCTGGCCTGGACCCGCTGCGCGACGAAGGCCTGCTCTACGCCGGCCGGCTGCAATCGGCAGGCGTGGCGGTCGAGCATCTGCGACTGGACGACCAGATGCACGCCTTCCTGAACATGGAGGCGCTGGTCCCGGAAGTCTGCACGCTGGTCTACCACCGCATCGGCGCCTTTCTCAACGCCGCCTGA
- a CDS encoding Mor transcription activator family protein: protein MNTNAQFPVLPSTMQLVANLIGMPRTLQLVQALGGTTLPFSKNQSRAGQLRFAALVEVIGQDAAEQLTHHFGGDILYIPRCSQALRQARNQQLIRDFDELLIEGLGANEAVGLLAMRYRLSDRMIWRVLKTPPAPNEVH from the coding sequence ATGAACACTAATGCGCAATTCCCCGTCCTGCCCTCCACCATGCAACTGGTGGCCAATCTGATCGGCATGCCGCGCACGCTGCAACTGGTGCAGGCGCTGGGCGGCACGACGCTGCCCTTCTCCAAGAACCAGAGCCGCGCCGGCCAGCTGCGTTTCGCCGCGCTGGTCGAAGTCATCGGCCAGGACGCGGCCGAACAGCTGACCCACCACTTCGGCGGCGACATTCTCTACATCCCGCGCTGCAGCCAGGCACTGCGCCAGGCGCGCAATCAGCAGCTGATCCGCGACTTCGACGAGTTGCTGATCGAAGGCCTGGGCGCCAACGAGGCGGTAGGCCTGCTGGCGATGCGCTACCGCCTGAGCGATCGCATGATCTGGCGCGTGTTGAAAACCCCGCCGGCGCCGAACGAAGTGCACTGA